One genomic window of Chiloscyllium punctatum isolate Juve2018m chromosome 23, sChiPun1.3, whole genome shotgun sequence includes the following:
- the tlcd5b gene encoding TLC domain-containing protein 5 isoform X2, which produces MAAPMLLVTCSLIFWVSLYLSFCQFNNQQHYEWNCRLVTLIHGVFIVCFSAYVGFIDGPWPFTHPGSPNTELQTQVLCLSLGYFIFDMCWCIYFQTEGLVMLSHHCLSILGIVMVLALGHSAVEVNAVIFGSELTNPFLQIRWFLRESGHYHSVLGDIVDLLFVLLFSCVRIGIGGRLLYCELTSPVPLPVVKLAGVAMYAVSWLFMLSIVKFAWRKINHKYKTWREWSRCPFHLYANGHVNKAC; this is translated from the exons ATGGCTGCCCCTATGCTTCTGGTGACCTGCAGTTTGATATTTTGGGTATCGCTTTACCTCTCCTTCTGTCAGTTTAACAATCAACAGCACTATGAATGGAACTGCCGTCTGGTAACCCTTATACATGGAGTCTTCATTGTTTGTTTCTCTGCTTATGTTGGATTTATCGACGGGCCATGGCCCTTTACCCATCCAG GCTCTCCAAATACTGAGCTTCAGACTCAAGTGCTGTGTCTGTCTTTGGGTTATTTTATATTTGATATGTGCTGGTGTATttattttcaaacagagggtctggtgATGCTCTCTCACCACTGTCTCAGTATCCTTGGCATCGTCATGGTGCTGGCTTTGGGACACTCAGCAGTCGAAGTCAATGCTGTCATCTTTGGCAGTGAACTGACCAATCCTTTCCTCCAAATCCGCTGGTTTCTTCGAGAATCTGGCCATTACCACTCCGTGCTGGGAGATATTGTTGACTTGCTGTTTGTGTTGCTGTTTAGCTGTGTGCGGATCGGGATTGGGGGCAGGCTGCTGTACTGTGAGTTAACTTCCCCTGTACCTCTCCCTGTTGTGAAGTTGGCAGGAGTCGCCATGTATGCAGTGTCCTGGTTGTTCATGCTGAGCATTGTCAAGTTTGCTTGGAGGAAGATTAATCACAAATacaagacatggagagagtggagcagatgcCCTTTTCATCTATACGCCAATGGACACGTAAATAAAGCTTGCTAG
- the tlcd5b gene encoding TLC domain-containing protein 5 isoform X1, translated as MREMAAPMLLVTCSLIFWVSLYLSFCQFNNQQHYEWNCRLVTLIHGVFIVCFSAYVGFIDGPWPFTHPGSPNTELQTQVLCLSLGYFIFDMCWCIYFQTEGLVMLSHHCLSILGIVMVLALGHSAVEVNAVIFGSELTNPFLQIRWFLRESGHYHSVLGDIVDLLFVLLFSCVRIGIGGRLLYCELTSPVPLPVVKLAGVAMYAVSWLFMLSIVKFAWRKINHKYKTWREWSRCPFHLYANGHVNKAC; from the exons atgag AGAAATGGCTGCCCCTATGCTTCTGGTGACCTGCAGTTTGATATTTTGGGTATCGCTTTACCTCTCCTTCTGTCAGTTTAACAATCAACAGCACTATGAATGGAACTGCCGTCTGGTAACCCTTATACATGGAGTCTTCATTGTTTGTTTCTCTGCTTATGTTGGATTTATCGACGGGCCATGGCCCTTTACCCATCCAG GCTCTCCAAATACTGAGCTTCAGACTCAAGTGCTGTGTCTGTCTTTGGGTTATTTTATATTTGATATGTGCTGGTGTATttattttcaaacagagggtctggtgATGCTCTCTCACCACTGTCTCAGTATCCTTGGCATCGTCATGGTGCTGGCTTTGGGACACTCAGCAGTCGAAGTCAATGCTGTCATCTTTGGCAGTGAACTGACCAATCCTTTCCTCCAAATCCGCTGGTTTCTTCGAGAATCTGGCCATTACCACTCCGTGCTGGGAGATATTGTTGACTTGCTGTTTGTGTTGCTGTTTAGCTGTGTGCGGATCGGGATTGGGGGCAGGCTGCTGTACTGTGAGTTAACTTCCCCTGTACCTCTCCCTGTTGTGAAGTTGGCAGGAGTCGCCATGTATGCAGTGTCCTGGTTGTTCATGCTGAGCATTGTCAAGTTTGCTTGGAGGAAGATTAATCACAAATacaagacatggagagagtggagcagatgcCCTTTTCATCTATACGCCAATGGACACGTAAATAAAGCTTGCTAG